In one Spirosoma rigui genomic region, the following are encoded:
- a CDS encoding glycoside hydrolase family 5 protein, which yields MNVVLVVLLLTSLISTGVAQTTTGPGPIRVRGNAFVTADGKPIVFRGLNASDPDRLEKSGHWDKAYFEEMKRWGATLVRLPVHPTAWRSRGKDQYLQLLDKGVGWAQELGLYVVIDWHSIGNLKNELYQSPMYETTHKESFEFWRTMSEHYKDNTTVAFFELFNEPTVMGGKLGTCSWTEWKALMEEMITIIRANGAKAIPLVAGFNWAYDLKEVAQNPIKAEGIGYVSHPYPMKREKPWVDKWTADWGYVAKKYPVMLTEVGFCGPDDKGAHVPVISDESYGDAITSYCDTNGISYVVWVFDPQWAPMLFSDWNYTPTRQGRYFKKALQGYKGGK from the coding sequence ATGAACGTAGTTTTGGTCGTGCTCCTCCTGACAAGCCTTATCAGTACGGGAGTGGCACAAACAACCACCGGCCCCGGCCCGATTCGGGTGCGGGGGAACGCCTTCGTCACCGCCGACGGGAAGCCCATTGTGTTCCGGGGGCTGAATGCCAGTGACCCCGACCGGCTGGAGAAAAGCGGCCACTGGGATAAGGCGTATTTCGAAGAGATGAAACGCTGGGGTGCTACGCTCGTTCGGTTGCCGGTTCACCCGACGGCCTGGCGCAGCCGGGGCAAAGATCAGTACCTGCAACTGCTCGATAAGGGCGTTGGCTGGGCGCAGGAACTCGGATTGTACGTAGTCATCGACTGGCACAGCATCGGTAATCTCAAAAATGAGCTGTACCAGAGCCCCATGTACGAAACCACCCACAAGGAGTCGTTCGAGTTCTGGCGCACTATGTCTGAGCATTACAAAGACAACACGACCGTAGCGTTCTTTGAACTGTTCAACGAACCAACGGTCATGGGCGGTAAGCTGGGCACCTGCAGCTGGACGGAGTGGAAGGCACTCATGGAGGAAATGATCACGATTATCCGGGCCAACGGAGCCAAAGCCATTCCGCTGGTGGCGGGGTTCAACTGGGCCTACGACCTGAAAGAGGTAGCGCAGAACCCGATCAAGGCCGAAGGTATTGGCTACGTGAGTCATCCCTACCCCATGAAGCGCGAGAAACCCTGGGTCGATAAATGGACCGCCGACTGGGGCTACGTAGCTAAAAAATACCCGGTTATGCTGACCGAAGTCGGCTTCTGCGGTCCCGACGACAAAGGGGCTCACGTGCCGGTTATCAGCGACGAATCCTACGGTGACGCTATCACCAGCTACTGCGACACGAACGGGATTTCGTATGTCGTCTGGGTATTCGACCCGCAGTGGGCACCCATGCTGTTCTCCGACTGGAACTACACCCCAACCCGGCAGGGACGCTATTTCAAAAAAGCATTGCAGGGGTATAAGGGTGGAAAATGA